The genomic region GTGCCGCCAACTGTGCCATTTTCGGCGTGGGCGAACGGACCGGCAATCCGCCGCTGGAGGCGCTGGTGATTGAGCATGCGCAGCTGGCGGGCACAAATCCAAAAATCAACTATGCCGCCATTACCGAACTGGCTCAGTATGCCCAAAAAGAGCTCGGATTCCATCTGCCGGCCAATTACCCGCTGGTGGGACGCGATTTTAACATGACGCGGGCGGGCATCCATGCGGACGGCCTTTTGAAGAATGAGGAAATCTACAACTGCTTTGATACGCTCAAGCTCCTCAAGCGTCCGGTGGGCGTGGCAATTACGGACAAATCGGGTGCGGCAGGCATCAAGCACTGGATTGAGTCGCGCTATCAGATTGACATCCCCAAGCATGACCCGCGCGTGACGGCAATTAAGAACAAGATCGACGAAGAATACAGTGCAGACCGGATGTCTGCGATTTCAGATGAAGAGATGGAGGCGTGGGTTCGTCAGGTGTTCGGCAATCAGCTGCCGCCGGAGAGGTGAGGGGTTTGGCGGGTCGAGCAGTTCAGGCGGTTTTGTTTGATTTGGGCGAGACGCTGCTGCTGTTCGGGCGTCTGGAGACCGGCAGACTTTTTGAGCAGGCGGCCCGCTTTTCGTATGACTACCTCAAACAGCGGAGCCAGCGGGTCGGGAGTTTCGGCCTTTACCGGCTCTGGAACCTTTTGGGCATCCGGCTGCATCTGCTGTTTTCCTTTCTGACCGGAAACGATTTTGATTCCCTGTCTCTCCTGAAAGAGTATGGGCGGAAAAAGGGCTTTACGCTTTCCGAGAAGGAGTGGGAGGAGCTGAACTGGCAGTGGTATCGCCCGCTGGCCGAAAAAGGACGCATTGAGCCCCAGACGCACTCGACCCTTCAGAAACTGCGGGACATGGGGCTTCGGCTGGGGATTTTGTCCAATACGTTCGTGCACGGCAGCACACTGGACCGCCACTTGCAGCAGGTTGGGCTGCTGGAGTTTTTCGACCTGCGTCTGTATTCCTACCAGTTTTCCTTCCGCAAACCCGACCCGCGGATTTTCCTGGAAGCCGCCCGCCGCCTGCAGACGGAACCGCACCGAACCATGTTTGTCGGTGACCGGATGGACAAGGATGTGCGCGGGGCCCTGCGGGCGGGAATGATTCCCGTCCTCAAAGAAGCTTACACAAACCAAAAAAAAAGAGTGCCGGAAGGCGTTTTTCGGATACAATATCTGTCGGAACTGCCGGAGTTAATCAAACAACTGAACGAGGATGAGCTGTGAGGCAAGCCCAGGCGTATCAAAAATGCATCAACCCCCGCTGCGGGGCGGAATTTGACCGGATGGAGATCTTGTTTGAATGTCCCCAGTGCGGCGACCTGCTGGATGTCTGTTATCAGTGGGACAAGCTGCCGGTGCCGAAAAAACTGAGTGATTTTTCCAAAAAATGGACCGACCGGCAGAATCCGCTGCACTTCTCGGGGGTGTGGCGGTTTGGGGAGCTGCTGCCGTTTTGCGAGGAAAAATATCGGGTAACAATCGGCGAGGGCCAGACGGTACTTCAGCCGTGCTGCGGTCTGGCGGCGGAGCTGGGAATGCGTCCGGATGTTCTGTATCTGCAATACGAAGGGCTCAACCCGTCCGGCTCGTTTAAGGACAACGGAATGGCGGCGGCCTACAGCCACGCCCGAATGGTCGGGGCGACAGCCAGTGCTTGTGCCTCTACAGGCAATACTTCGGCCTCGATGGCCCTGTATTCCCACAGCTGCGGGCTGAAGGCAACGGTGTTTATCGGCGAAGGAAAGATTGCGTTCGGCAAACTCAGCCAGGCGATGGATTACGGGGCTTATACGCTCCAGATTGCCGGAGATTTTGACGACTGTATGCGGCAGGTTCAGGAGGTCTGCCGTCAGCTGAAGATTTATCTGGTCAATTCGCTCAATCCCTTCCGACTGGAGGGCCAGAAGACCATTATGTACCGGATTCTGGAGCAGATGGGCTGGGAGGTGCCTGACTGGATTGTGGTGCCCGGGGGCAATCTGGGCAACTCGAGCTCCTTCGGAAAGGCGTTTGCCGAGCTGAAGGAACTGGGGCTGATTGAGCGGGTTCCGCGGCTGGCGGTGATCAATGCATCCGGAGCGGATACGCTGAGCGAGCTGTACAATGAGCGAGGACTTCGCTGGAACGGCGGCTACGTGGACCAGGATTTGATTGCGGATTATTATTCGGAACTGGATGCCAAACATTACCGGCCCAACACGATTGCTTCAGCCATTGAAATTTCTCGTCCGGTGAATCTGAAAAAGTGCATTCGGGCCCTGGATGTCTGCAATGGGGTCGTGCGGACGGTCTCGGACGAGGAAATCCTGGATGCCAAGGCCCAAATCGGCAAATACGGGCTGGGATGCGAGCCGGCATCCGCGGCGACAGTGGCGGGCCTGAAGCATCTTTTGGCCGACGGCACCATCGGACGAGATGAACGAGTGGTTTGCGTGCTGACGGGGCATCTGCTCAAGGACCCAAATGCGACGGTGAACTATCACAGCCAGATGAAACGGCCGTTCAGCAATCCGCCGGTCCAGGTGCCAAACGATTTGGAAAAGATTATCGCGCTGATGAAGGCGTAGCGGTCTTTATTTGTCCGGGCGGCGGAACAAAAAAAGGAGAAAAAGTGAAAAAAGATGCACAGAAGCATTCTGTGTTAAGATGTATTAGAGAAAGCAGTTAGATTAAGCAGCGGTGTATTTGAGAAACTATTTTTCGTTTTTTTCATTATTTCTTTGGTCCGATGGGCCGATATTTCGTATAATGTGGTAATGAAAGTAGAATGTAAAGGGCAGTATTCTTAACCATCTCTCTGGAATATTTCCCCTCCAATTCAATGTTAGAGAGATATTGCAGGGTTTCGTTGCAAACCCGGGAGTAAAAAAATGAGTACAGGTACAGTGAAATGGTTCAATGACAGCAAGGGTTACGGTTTCATCACCCCCTCGGACGGCGGCAAGGATTTGTTCGTCCATCATTCCGAGGTCAAAACCGGCGGCTACGCCTCTCTGCATGAGGGCCAGTCGGTGCAGTTTGAAGTCGGCCAGGGCAAGAAAGGCCCCTGTGCGATGAACGTAAAACCTTGTTAGTTTGCGTTTTCGACGACCGGCAAAAGCCCCGCGACCTGCGGGGCTTTTTTTATGCGCTCCCTCCATAAGACCTCTTTGCCGCCTGACTTTCATCTGCCGAGTTTTTTATCCTCCATTCAAATTCTTTAGACTAAAATAGACTTCTGATTCGTCGTATTTCCGGAAGCGGTTCCTTTGGAGCGAAGAGGGAATCACGATGCTGGACGAAAAAATACTGGTTTGGCAATTC from Anaerohalosphaeraceae bacterium harbors:
- a CDS encoding cold-shock protein, encoding MSTGTVKWFNDSKGYGFITPSDGGKDLFVHHSEVKTGGYASLHEGQSVQFEVGQGKKGPCAMNVKPC
- the thrC gene encoding threonine synthase, which codes for MRQAQAYQKCINPRCGAEFDRMEILFECPQCGDLLDVCYQWDKLPVPKKLSDFSKKWTDRQNPLHFSGVWRFGELLPFCEEKYRVTIGEGQTVLQPCCGLAAELGMRPDVLYLQYEGLNPSGSFKDNGMAAAYSHARMVGATASACASTGNTSASMALYSHSCGLKATVFIGEGKIAFGKLSQAMDYGAYTLQIAGDFDDCMRQVQEVCRQLKIYLVNSLNPFRLEGQKTIMYRILEQMGWEVPDWIVVPGGNLGNSSSFGKAFAELKELGLIERVPRLAVINASGADTLSELYNERGLRWNGGYVDQDLIADYYSELDAKHYRPNTIASAIEISRPVNLKKCIRALDVCNGVVRTVSDEEILDAKAQIGKYGLGCEPASAATVAGLKHLLADGTIGRDERVVCVLTGHLLKDPNATVNYHSQMKRPFSNPPVQVPNDLEKIIALMKA
- a CDS encoding HAD family hydrolase, whose translation is MAGRAVQAVLFDLGETLLLFGRLETGRLFEQAARFSYDYLKQRSQRVGSFGLYRLWNLLGIRLHLLFSFLTGNDFDSLSLLKEYGRKKGFTLSEKEWEELNWQWYRPLAEKGRIEPQTHSTLQKLRDMGLRLGILSNTFVHGSTLDRHLQQVGLLEFFDLRLYSYQFSFRKPDPRIFLEAARRLQTEPHRTMFVGDRMDKDVRGALRAGMIPVLKEAYTNQKKRVPEGVFRIQYLSELPELIKQLNEDEL